A region from the Peromyscus maniculatus bairdii isolate BWxNUB_F1_BW_parent chromosome 5, HU_Pman_BW_mat_3.1, whole genome shotgun sequence genome encodes:
- the LOC143273223 gene encoding cyclic nucleotide-gated channel beta-1-like — MGDSSTRWDTPSWGVSILPVDQVEHDLVLEEVDPCWEDIQQEESARQQEDHASQWEDHANQQEIEMTPVYEEESEAMVEMPRELPQIQEEGEDEEEEEEEEEEEEPV; from the exons ATGGGGGACAGCAGTACCCGGTGGGACACCCCGTCCTGGGGAG TCAGCATCCTCCCCGTGGACCAGGTGGAACATGATCTTGTCCTCGAGGAGGTGGACCCCTGCTGGGAGGACatccagcaggaagagagtgccaggcagcaggaagaccaTGCCAGCCAGTGGGAAGACCATGCCAACCAGCAGGAGATAGAGATGACTCCAGTTTATGAAGAGGAAAGCGAGGCCATGGTGGAGATGCCCAG GGAGTTGCCCCAGAttcaagaagaaggagaagacgaggaggaggaagaggaggaagaggaggaagaggagcctgtGTAA